The following DNA comes from bacterium.
AGCCCGACGTCTGCGGTCAGGGCCGCCTCGATGGACTCCACGAACCGCCGTGTCGAGATGAAACGGGTGCTCAGCGCGTCGGCGAGGCGGAAGTTCCGGTTGAAGGGCTTCGATATCTGAGACATGTCGCGATTGGTGTGCGGCTCGACGCGCGCGCCCGCGGAACGCAGCGAGGTGTCGTCCCGGGGGTGGCTGAGGTCGTCCTCGTAGACCTTGTCGTTGACGAAGAGCTTGCCGTCGCGCACTTCCACGCGATCGCCGGCCCCGGCGACGCAGCGCTTGATGTAGTCCAGGTCCCTGTCGAGCGGAAACTCGAAGACGATGATGTCGCCCTGGCGCGGCTGGCGAATGGCCGGCAGCTTCAACACGGGGAGCCCGTCGATCAGTGTCCAGTTAACCAGGGGGATGCGGATGCGCGATGGAGTCTTGGCGCCGTAGAGGAACTTGTTGACGAACAGGAAGTCGCCGATCAGCAGGGTGCGCTCCATCGAACCGGTGGGGATGCGGAAGGCCTGGATGACGAACTGCCGGATGAGCAGGGCGATGAGAATCGCCGTGCCGATGGGCTTCACGTAGTCGGTCCACAAGCGGCGCCTGAAACTACGCTCCAGTCGCGCGGAGCCCCGCTCGGTCCTGTTCGCCTTGTCAGCGGCCATATCCGTTCTCCTCCGGTCTCATCGCTCGACCTTCAACACGGCCATGAAGGCTTCCTAGGGGATTTCCACCGCCCCCACCAGCTTCATGCGCTTCTTGCCTTCCTTCTGCTTCTCGAGCAGCTTGCGCTTGCGCGTGATGTCTCCGCCGTAGCACTTGGCCGTCACGTTCTTGCGGAACGCCTTGACCGTGGTCCGGGCGATCACTCGCGTGCCGATCGCCGCCTGGATGGCCACCTGGAACATCTGGCGCGGGATCAGCTCATTGAGCTTGCGGCAGAGCTCCACGCCCCACTCGTAGGCGCTCTCGCGGTGAACGATACAGGCCAGCGCGTCCAGGGGATCGCCGTTGATCAGTATGTCCAGGCGGATCAGGTCGCCAGGGCGGTGCTCCGTGTACTCGTAGTCCAGCGAGGCGTACCCCTTGGACACGGACTTGAGCTTGTCGTAATAATCGACCACGAGCTCGCTCAAGGGTAGGTCGAATTCCAGATTCACCCGTTCGGTGTCGACGTATTCCATGTTCTTCTGAATACCGCGGCGGTCCAGGGTGATCTGGATCACGCTGCCGATGTAGGCCTTGGGCGTGATGACCGATGCCCGCACGAAAGGCTCGCGCACCTCGACGATCTCCTGGGGTGGCGGCATCCGGGCGGGATTCTCCACCACGATGATGTCGCCTCCCCTGGTGGCCACCTCGTACTCCACGTTGGGCAACGTGGCGATGAGGCTCAGGTCGTATTCCCGCTCCAGCCGCTCCTGGACGATCTCCATGTGCAGGAGCCCCAGGAAACCGCAGCGGAACCCGAAACCGAGCGCCGCGCTCTTCTCCGGTTCCCAGGCCAGAGACGCGTCGTTGAGCTGCAGCTTCTGGAGGGCGTCCTTGAGATTGTCGTAGTCGTCGTTGTCGGTGGGATAGAAGCCGCTGAAGACCATGGGCTTGGCCTCCACGTAGCCGGGCAGCGGTTCCTGACAGGGAGCGGCGGCCAGTGTCACCGTGTCGCCGACGCGGATGTGGCGCACGTCCTTCGCCCCGGTGGCGATGTAACCCACCTCGCCCGCCGTCAGGCCCGGTCGCGGCACGCGTTCCAGGCGGAACCAGCCGATCTCCCCCACATCGTGCTCGCGCTCCTGGCGCAGGAGCAGGATGCGCTGCCCCTTGGCGATGGAACCGTGGAACATGCGCACGTACGCGACCGCGCCCATGTATGGGTCGAAGATCGAGTCGAAGATCAGCGCCTGCGTCGGCGCATCCACGTCGCCCCGGGGCGGCGGGACCCGCGCCACGATGGCGGCGAGCAACTCGTCCACGCCCGCACCGGTCTTGGCGCTGACGCGGAGCACCTCCTCGGGCTCGCAACCGAGCAGCTCGACCAGGTCGGTGATCAAAGCCCCGGTGCGGGCCGCCGGCAGATCTATCTTGTTGATCACCGGCATGATCACCAGGTCATGCTCCAGCGCCAGGTAGAGGTTGTTGATGGTCTGCGCCTGGATGCCCTGCACGGCGTCCACAACCAGCAACGCGCCTTCGCAGGCCGCGAGGCTGCGCGAGACCTCGTAGTGGAAGTCCACGTGCCCGGGCGTGTCGATCAGGTTCAGGACGTATTCCACGCCGTCGTGCGACGCGTGGACCATCCTGATGGGGTGGCTCTTGATGGTGATGCCGTGTTCCTGCTCCAGGTCCATGGAATCGAGGACCTGCGCGCGCAGGTCGCGACCACACACGGTCCCGGTAACCTCCAGCATGCGATCGGCCAGGGTCGACTTGCCGTGGTCGATGTGGGCGATGATGCAGAAGTTGCGGGTGTTTGTCATGACGGACATCGCGACGATCCCTGGGGTTGGGGACGGGTCAGAACTCCGCGGTCCAGCCGAGCGTCATCGCCGCGACGGGAGCGGCGCGGTGGGGCAGCTCGATGGGTTGGGGCTGTGCGCCGGGATCCCAGTCGTCCGGGACCGGCACCGGGTCCTGGTCGAACCGGTGCAGGTGCGCATCCACGTACGCGTCGACCGCAATGATAAGCAAGGCGCCCCCCGACCACCAAGCGTTGTCCCGCATCAACTCCCAGTATTCCACGATCTGATCGTGGTAGAAGGCACGCGAAATGTCGTTGGCGGCCGCAGCCTCGTAGAGCTTCAAGCGGACCGCCTTGCGGTCGTACATCAGCATGCGGCTCCAGAACCACATCTCGGCCCCGAAGGCCAGCACGGCGCGCCACCCGTTGTCGCTGTAGAGTTGCCCCCAGCCGGGAAAGACGGGCGTCATGTACACGGCCGCGGTGGCGTTGACCGGCGTGGGCGCGCGGTAGAGAGCGCTGTAAGCCGGCGTGAGCGAAGACAACGGCACGAAGGACGGTCCCGCCGACGAGGAATCCGCCGCGGCGGCCGACGCTCCCCCGCCCGCCGCGACGGGCGTCGCCACGGACAGGACCAGCATCAGGGTCGCCGCAATCGCACGCATCATCCCGCTCCGTTCTTCACCGCCACCCGCAGGCTCCCGGGGTCCACCCGGAAACGATACGTCCCCGGCGGGATCCGTGCCGCTTCGCCGTCCCAGTGCACCGCCAGGGTCCGTCGCACTTCGACCTCGGCCGAGGCGGCGCGCGGATAGAGCACCTCCGGATCGGACAGATGCGTTCCCTTGATGCCCCGCGGGAGGATCAGCACCCTCTGCCAGGTCTTCAGGTCGCGCACCAGGCAGAAATCCAGCAGACCGTCGGCGGGATCGGCCCGCGGCGTCAACCGGAAACCGCCGCCGCAACGCGTCCCGTTGCCGATCTCGGCCAGGAGCCAGCGGCCGCCGAGGACGGTCTCGCCCGCACCGCCGGGATCGATGCGCCAGGTGGCCGCCGGCGCCTTGTAACCGGTCAGCAGACCCAGCGTCGCCACCGGATAACGCAGCCTCCCCCAGCGTCGCGAGACGTCGGCCGCCCGCAGGGACACCTCGCCGTTGAAGAAGAGCCCGCACGAGTTGATGAAGAAGCGTTCGGCGAAAGAGCACGCGTCGATCTCGGCGACGCGTCCCGAGACCGCCGCCGCCACGCCTTCCCGCGGCGACATGATGCCGAGTCCGTTGGCGAAATCGTTGCCGCTCCCGCACGGCAACAGCACCAGCGTGGCATCGGTTCCCGTCAGGCCGCAGGCTGCTTCGCTGACGGTCCC
Coding sequences within:
- the lepA gene encoding translation elongation factor 4; the protein is MTNTRNFCIIAHIDHGKSTLADRMLEVTGTVCGRDLRAQVLDSMDLEQEHGITIKSHPIRMVHASHDGVEYVLNLIDTPGHVDFHYEVSRSLAACEGALLVVDAVQGIQAQTINNLYLALEHDLVIMPVINKIDLPAARTGALITDLVELLGCEPEEVLRVSAKTGAGVDELLAAIVARVPPPRGDVDAPTQALIFDSIFDPYMGAVAYVRMFHGSIAKGQRILLLRQEREHDVGEIGWFRLERVPRPGLTAGEVGYIATGAKDVRHIRVGDTVTLAAAPCQEPLPGYVEAKPMVFSGFYPTDNDDYDNLKDALQKLQLNDASLAWEPEKSAALGFGFRCGFLGLLHMEIVQERLEREYDLSLIATLPNVEYEVATRGGDIIVVENPARMPPPQEIVEVREPFVRASVITPKAYIGSVIQITLDRRGIQKNMEYVDTERVNLEFDLPLSELVVDYYDKLKSVSKGYASLDYEYTEHRPGDLIRLDILINGDPLDALACIVHRESAYEWGVELCRKLNELIPRQMFQVAIQAAIGTRVIARTTVKAFRKNVTAKCYGGDITRKRKLLEKQKEGKKRMKLVGAVEIP